One region of Vitis vinifera cultivar Pinot Noir 40024 chromosome 1, ASM3070453v1 genomic DNA includes:
- the LOC100246738 gene encoding germin-like protein subfamily 1 member 1 produces the protein MLTIFIPQLYIIPPFFSTNSHSLINFTMRTASTLPKLFIAIALLSGLVKPDPDPLQDYCIADTKASKAFFINGVPCIDPQLAQVSHFTTSALSKPGNTSANPFGFSITLTNTMNLPGFNTMGLTMARADIAANGLVPLHSHPRASEVATLLKGALLVGFIDTSNRLFTQLLRPGDSFVFPKGMIHFLYNLDSLAPAVVLAGLNSQNPGTQLTSTAAFATNPRLPDEVLKKAFQISGQDVARIRRNLGG, from the coding sequence ATGTTAACCATCTTTATCCCACAACTGTATATAATTCCTCCATTTTTCTCTACAAATTCCCATTCTCTAATAAACTTCACCATGAGAACCGCTTCCACCTTGCCAAAATTATTCATTGCCATAGCTCTTCTATCCGGCCTCGTCAAACCTGATCCTGACCCACTTCAAGACTACTGCATCGCTGATACAAAAGCGTCCAAAGCTTTCTTCATCAATGGTGTGCCCTGCATTGACCCACAGCTAGCACAGGTCTCACACTTCACTACATCAGCACTGTCCAAACCCGGAAACACAAGTGCCAACCCCTTCGGTTTCAGTATCACACTCACCAACACCATGAACTTGCCAGGGTTCAACACAATGGGCCTGACCATGGCTCGGGCAGATATAGCAGCCAATGGGCTGGTCCCACTCCACAGCCACCCGAGGGCCTCGGAGGTGGCCACACTCCTAAAGGGTGCGCTCCTAGTGGGGTTCATCGACACCAGTAATCGTCTATTCACACAACTATTAAGGCCCGGTGACTCCTTTGTGTTCCCAAAAGGGATGATCCATTTTCTCTATAATCTTGACTCGTTAGCCCCAGCAGTGGTGTTGGCCGGCCTCAATAGCCAGAACCCTGGTACACAACTAACTTCTACGGCCGCGTTCGCAACAAACCCACGTTTACCGGATGAGGTTTTGAAGAAGGCATTTCAGATTAGCGGGCAGGATGTCGCCAGGATTCGGAGGAACCTTGGAGGGTGA
- the LOC100241606 gene encoding probable galacturonosyltransferase-like 9, with protein sequence MLGFGLNPVHLAVLAFILFSPVCLGIRSFPGRDVAGGDYGYEGFFRFAEAPDYRNGEECPAKGHKGYVSSCDPSLVHIAMTLDSEYLRGSIAAVHSILRHSSCPENVFFHFIAAEFDPASPRVLTQLVRSTFPSLNFKVYIFREDTVINLISSSIRSALENPLNYARNYLGDILDPCVERVIYIDSDLVVVDDIRKLWNITLTESRVIGAPEYCHAVFEKYFTDEFWSDSVLPRVFDSRKPCYFNTGVMVMDLVRWRKGNYRRKIENWMELQRRRRIYELGSLPPFLLVFAGNVEAIDHRWNQHGLGGDNVKGSCRPLHPGPVSLLHWSGKGKPWSRLDARKPCPVDHLWEPYDLYKPHRNHRLNHQQMLLSASSSTLVGYSNYFI encoded by the coding sequence ATGCTGGGCTTTGGATTAAACCCCGTCCATCTGGCGGTTCTTGCTTTTATTCTTTTCTCCCCCGTGTGTCTCGGGATTCGTTCTTTTCCGGGGAGAGATGTCGCCGGCGGTGATTATGGGTACGAGGGTTTCTTCCGATTTGCAGAAGCGCCGGACTATCGTAACGGAGAGGAGTGTCCGGCGAAGGGCCATAAAGGGTATGTGTCGTCGTGTGATCCGTCACTGGTTCACATCGCCATGACTCTTGACTCGGAGTACCTGAGAGGATCCATTGCAGCGGTCCATTCCATTCTGCGCCACTCTTCTTGCCCAGAGAACGTCTTCTTCCATTTCATCGCCGCCGAGTTCGACCCGGCGAGTCCGCGAGTGCTGACTCAACTCGTCCGATCTACGTTTCCTTCTCTCAACTTCAAGGTCTACATCTTCAGAGAGGACACTGTAATCAATCTCATCTCCTCTTCCATTCGCTCAGCGCTCGAGAACCCATTGAACTACGCTAGAAACTACTTGGGCGATATTCTCGATCCGTGCGTGGAGCGAGTCATTTACATTGACTCGGATCTTGTAGTTGTTGATGACATTCGCAAGCTCTGGAACATCACACTCACTGAGTCGCGAGTCATTGGTGCGCCAGAGTATTGCCATGCCGTCTTTGAAAAGTACTTCACCGATGAGTTCTGGTCCGACTCGGTTCTGCCAAGGGTCTTTGATTCGAGAAAACCTTGTTATTTCAATACGGGTGTGATGGTGATGGATTTGGTGAGATGGAGAAAGGGCAATTACAGGAGGAAGATCGAGAATTGGATGGAATTgcagaggaggaggaggatcTACGAACTGGGTTCGCTTCCGCCATTCTTGCTAGTGTTCGCCGGGAATGTTGAGGCCATTGATCACCGGTGGAACCAGCACGGTCTTGGCGGGGACAACGTGAAGGGAAGTTGCAGGCCACTCCACCCAGGCCCTGTGAGTCTGCTGCATTGGAGCGGTAAAGGAAAGCCATGGTCGAGGCTGGACGCGAGAAAGCCCTGCCCTGTGGATCATCTTTGGGAGCCCTACGATCTATACAAACCCCATAGGAACCACAGATTGAATCATCAACAGATGCTCCTTTCCGCTTCTTCGTCAACATTGGTTGGGTATTCAAATTACTTCATTTGA